The Lutibacter sp. Hel_I_33_5 genome has a window encoding:
- a CDS encoding AI-2E family transporter, protein MKNITNFIIVTIAIITALIVGKGILIPFIFALIFWFLTREIRKTIYKIPFSKRFIPKWLSNVFVFTLIILAFGFISGIITSSITDLTESYSRYEPNIEKIINNLGAYFHVDIIKSVKSVIGDFNYGSFLGSIANGISGILGDTFMIIIYALFIILEEGSFIKKLRKIFIKDNQYNNVKGMLDKIENSISNYLRLKTYMSLLTGILSYIALIIVGVDSAPFWAFLIFLLNYIPTIGSLIATLFPAIFSLIQFGEFSPFIIVLLAVGLVQVIVGNIIEPRVFGKSLNLSPLVTILSLTIWGAIWGVTGMILSVPITVILMIIFSQIEKTRSIAMILSESGEIEALEKK, encoded by the coding sequence ATGAAAAATATCACAAACTTTATTATTGTAACTATTGCAATTATTACGGCTTTAATTGTGGGAAAAGGGATTCTAATTCCGTTTATTTTTGCACTTATTTTTTGGTTTTTAACAAGAGAAATTAGAAAAACAATTTATAAAATTCCTTTCTCTAAACGGTTTATTCCTAAATGGTTAAGTAATGTTTTTGTTTTTACATTAATTATTTTAGCCTTCGGTTTTATTTCTGGAATTATTACTTCTAGCATAACCGACCTTACAGAGTCGTATAGCAGGTATGAACCCAATATTGAAAAGATTATTAATAATTTAGGTGCTTATTTTCATGTAGATATTATTAAATCTGTAAAGTCAGTTATTGGAGATTTTAATTATGGATCTTTTTTAGGGAGTATTGCAAACGGTATTAGCGGTATTTTGGGTGATACTTTTATGATTATAATTTATGCTCTTTTTATCATTTTAGAAGAAGGAAGTTTTATTAAAAAATTAAGAAAGATTTTTATAAAAGATAACCAGTATAACAATGTAAAAGGGATGTTAGATAAAATAGAAAATTCCATATCTAATTATTTAAGATTGAAAACTTATATGAGTTTATTAACTGGAATATTAAGTTATATAGCGTTAATAATTGTAGGTGTAGATTCTGCACCTTTTTGGGCTTTTTTAATTTTTCTATTAAATTATATTCCAACTATTGGATCGTTAATTGCAACATTATTTCCGGCGATTTTCAGCTTAATTCAGTTTGGAGAGTTTTCACCATTCATCATTGTTTTATTAGCTGTTGGTTTAGTTCAAGTGATAGTAGGTAATATTATTGAGCCTAGAGTTTTTGGAAAATCATTGAATTTAAGTCCTTTAGTCACTATTTTATCTTTAACTATTTGGGGAGCAATTTGGGGAGTTACTGGAATGATTTTATCAGTTCCAATTACGGTGATACTGATGATTATTTTCTCTCAAATAGAAAAAACACGCTCAATAGCAATGATACTTTCTGAAAGTGGTGAAATAGAAGCGTTAGAGAAAAAGTAA